A genomic segment from Deltaproteobacteria bacterium encodes:
- a CDS encoding group II intron reverse transcriptase/maturase, producing the protein ITHCRTEAEALALKEALDARFKECGLELHPEKTKIVYCKDDDRSGNYPTTSFDFLGFTFRPRRSKSRWGKYFINFVPAVSNKAGKAMRQKARRWKMHLRSDKSLEDLSRMFCPVIRGWINYYSSFYKSALYPTLRHLNRILVRWAMRKFKRLRRHRRRAEYWLGRVAKRQPQLFPHWQMGVKPTAG; encoded by the coding sequence GTATTACGCATTGTCGGACAGAGGCTGAGGCACTCGCATTAAAAGAGGCGCTGGATGCCAGGTTCAAGGAATGCGGTCTGGAACTTCATCCTGAGAAAACAAAGATTGTCTATTGTAAAGATGATGATCGATCAGGAAATTATCCCACAACGAGTTTTGACTTTTTGGGCTTTACATTTCGTCCGAGGAGGTCAAAGAGTCGATGGGGTAAATACTTCATCAATTTTGTCCCGGCTGTAAGTAACAAGGCGGGAAAAGCGATGAGGCAGAAGGCTCGGCGGTGGAAGATGCATCTGCGCAGTGATAAATCCCTGGAGGACCTGTCGAGGATGTTCTGCCCTGTCATCCGGGGCTGGATAAACTATTACAGCAGCTTTTACAAATCTGCGCTTTACCCGACTCTGCGTCATCTGAACAGAATCTTGGTCAGATGGGCAATGCGGAAATTTAAGAGGTTGAGACGACATCGCCGGAGAGCGGAATACTGGCTGGGACGAGTTGCCAAAAGGCAACCCCAGCTATTTCCGCACTGGCAAATGGGTGTAAAACCGACGGCTGGATGA
- a CDS encoding pilus assembly protein PilM, whose product MGSRVCLGACDGIKFHGVNSYNLVTAKVKFPSLPKKWGRHQRPALGLDIGSHSIKIVELANSNTTRTIRCIGRALVPPRAIVDGSIKEPDKIAGVLRALLANLRPKIRQAAISIAGYSVIVKKIIVPYQDEEEIERNLIFEAEKYVPFEIEDVYVDFCMLNREHEKDSSTEIYLVAAKREIVDEYATLIQEAGLSPAVVDVDAFALGNAFEGAFGLVAEPVVLVDIGAQKTNLNIILQGTSLFARDMAFGGEQLTEAVQEATGLEYADAERIKIAGSEDAEIMKEATRVYRELCSIWAAEIKKAIDFHKAGSSAEEYPT is encoded by the coding sequence ATTGGATCCCGGGTTTGCCTGGGTGCCTGCGACGGAATCAAGTTTCATGGTGTTAATTCATACAATTTGGTAACAGCTAAAGTGAAATTCCCTTCTCTGCCAAAGAAATGGGGACGGCATCAACGTCCTGCATTGGGGCTGGATATAGGTTCACACAGCATAAAGATTGTTGAGCTTGCCAACAGCAATACAACTCGTACCATCAGATGCATTGGACGTGCCCTGGTTCCACCCCGGGCCATAGTAGACGGTTCAATAAAAGAACCGGATAAAATTGCAGGGGTGCTAAGGGCACTTTTGGCCAACCTCCGGCCCAAAATCAGACAGGCAGCCATATCTATCGCCGGCTATTCAGTGATTGTCAAAAAAATAATCGTCCCGTATCAGGACGAAGAAGAGATAGAACGCAATCTGATTTTCGAGGCAGAAAAATACGTACCCTTTGAGATAGAGGATGTCTATGTAGACTTCTGTATGCTGAACAGAGAGCACGAAAAAGACAGCAGTACAGAGATTTACCTTGTTGCTGCAAAAAGAGAGATTGTTGACGAATATGCCACCCTCATTCAGGAAGCCGGCTTGTCCCCGGCAGTAGTGGACGTAGATGCATTCGCCCTCGGGAACGCCTTTGAAGGCGCTTTTGGTCTTGTTGCAGAACCTGTGGTCTTAGTGGACATAGGTGCCCAGAAGACAAACCTCAACATAATTTTACAAGGCACATCTCTCTTTGCAAGAGACATGGCATTTGGCGGAGAGCAGCTTACAGAGGCTGTGCAGGAGGCCACAGGGCTGGAATATGCGGATGCAGAAAGGATCAAGATCGCCGGATCTGAAGACGCTGAAATCATGAAGGAGGCGACACGGGTTTACAGGGAATTATGCAGTATCTGGGCAGCAGAAATAAAAAAGGCGATAGATTTCCATAAGGCAGGCTCAAGTGCAGAAGAATATCCCACATAA
- a CDS encoding Nif3-like dinuclear metal center hexameric protein — protein sequence MSPTVYEIWNALSKWAPPGLAESWDNIGLQVGDPNAPVQRLIVALDATEDVLEAAAERQAQMVLTHHPLLFRPVSSLDTSKQLPRLLAGFLRKNIALAAAHTNLDSAVGGVSDLLADALELFNVKPLHTSEPDTPSVGLGRIGDLSNSCKLSEIMHKISSMLRNPGLLVVGHPEQMITRIALCGGSGSDLWPMAVNEDADLFLSAEIKHHIAREAEQMGKAIIDAGHFYTEWPVVPVLAEYMRQQASDKGWGLKVDIFDDERSPFGIWINGNAKDGEFVPGSRPSLNK from the coding sequence ATGAGTCCAACTGTATATGAGATATGGAATGCCCTCAGCAAATGGGCACCTCCCGGACTGGCAGAGTCATGGGATAACATAGGATTGCAGGTTGGAGACCCAAATGCGCCAGTTCAGAGACTGATAGTCGCCCTTGATGCCACGGAGGATGTATTAGAGGCGGCTGCTGAAAGACAGGCCCAGATGGTATTGACACACCATCCTTTGCTGTTTCGGCCTGTAAGCTCCCTTGATACATCAAAACAACTTCCCCGCCTTCTGGCGGGTTTTTTGCGCAAAAACATAGCCCTTGCCGCAGCCCACACCAACCTGGACTCGGCCGTTGGTGGTGTAAGCGACTTGCTGGCCGATGCACTCGAGCTTTTCAATGTAAAGCCTCTGCATACATCTGAACCTGACACGCCATCAGTGGGACTGGGAAGAATCGGCGACCTTTCCAATAGCTGCAAATTATCCGAAATAATGCACAAGATCTCGAGTATGCTGAGGAATCCAGGCCTTTTGGTAGTTGGCCACCCTGAGCAAATGATTACCAGGATAGCTCTTTGCGGAGGCTCAGGATCAGACCTTTGGCCAATGGCCGTGAATGAAGATGCCGACCTCTTTCTGAGTGCCGAGATCAAGCACCACATTGCCCGGGAAGCGGAACAGATGGGAAAGGCCATCATAGACGCGGGACATTTCTATACGGAATGGCCTGTAGTACCGGTTCTGGCTGAATATATGAGGCAGCAGGCCTCGGATAAAGGATGGGGCTTAAAAGTCGATATTTTTGACGATGAAAGATCCCCATTCGGCATCTGGATAAACGGAAATGCAAAAGATGGGGAGTTCGTGCCTGGTTCAAGGCCTTCACTCAATAAATAA
- the panB gene encoding 3-methyl-2-oxobutanoate hydroxymethyltransferase — protein sequence MKEKKVSKKAVSLADLQNKKASGDKITMLTAYDYSMARVIDEAGLDIVLVGDSLGMVALGYGSTVPVTMEEMIHHCRAVRRGVNRALLIGDMPYLSYQVSKKEAVRNAGLFLKKAGCHGVKLEGGSVMAPTIEKIVKAGISVMGHIGLTPQTATALGGYRVQGRDLESARKLLEDARAVVDAGAFSLVLECIPSALAKIITGMVPIPTIGIGAGPHCDGQVLVTNDLLGLFEKFTPSFVKRYANLAPQIKEALDDFIDEVKRGVFPGPEHSFGGGEELLEELEAENK from the coding sequence ATGAAAGAAAAAAAGGTCTCAAAAAAGGCCGTCTCACTCGCTGATCTCCAGAATAAAAAGGCCTCGGGCGACAAAATCACTATGCTCACGGCCTATGATTACAGTATGGCCAGAGTGATAGATGAGGCCGGTCTGGACATAGTGCTGGTAGGCGACTCTCTGGGCATGGTAGCCCTCGGTTATGGCTCCACTGTTCCGGTCACAATGGAGGAGATGATCCATCACTGCCGTGCAGTTCGACGAGGGGTTAACAGGGCCTTGCTGATCGGAGACATGCCTTACCTGTCATATCAGGTCTCCAAAAAGGAGGCGGTGAGAAACGCGGGGCTGTTCCTTAAGAAAGCCGGCTGTCACGGCGTCAAGCTGGAAGGCGGCTCTGTTATGGCCCCCACGATCGAGAAAATTGTCAAGGCGGGCATCTCTGTCATGGGACATATAGGCCTCACTCCTCAAACAGCAACAGCCCTTGGCGGATACAGAGTACAGGGCAGAGACCTGGAGTCGGCACGAAAGCTCCTTGAAGATGCCAGGGCAGTAGTTGATGCCGGGGCCTTTTCACTGGTACTCGAGTGTATCCCATCTGCTCTTGCAAAGATAATTACCGGAATGGTTCCCATCCCTACCATAGGTATCGGAGCAGGCCCTCACTGTGATGGTCAGGTACTTGTAACTAATGACCTGCTCGGACTTTTTGAAAAATTTACCCCGAGCTTTGTGAAACGCTATGCGAACCTTGCGCCTCAGATCAAAGAGGCATTGGACGACTTCATTGATGAAGTAAAAAGAGGAGTATTCCCCGGTCCAGAGCACAGCTTTGGAGGCGGCGAAGAGCTTTTGGAAGAGCTTGAGGCTGAAAATAAATAA
- a CDS encoding phosphohydrolase — MTIDLRNERNRLEKDERERFSPFATLSVEAVREREEERLIAGHRQWFSVDADRILHSLAYARYIDKTQVFSLIPNDHITHRVLHVQLVSKIARTIGRFLRLNEDLIEAIAYGHDIGHPPFGHDGERYLSELCMEHGLAPFIHSVQGVHFLRRVERKGRGCNLSLQVFDGILCHDGEIHCQSISPDRGKTFEVLDEEIEKKLSSPQTDLRPMTLEGCVVRMADVISYVGRDIEDAIRLCLIRRDQIPDFCRKILGDTNGTIVYRLVEDLIRSSLDRDEIAFSQEVVDALAGLKAFNMEFIYMNPRIKTESSKIMNLYRILFERFLDDLQKDRKESVIFRDYLNGMDDSYTRVQSHQAIVRDFIAGMTDAYFLRMGKTLLIPQPLPARFSS; from the coding sequence ATGACAATAGACCTCAGGAATGAAAGAAACCGTCTGGAAAAAGACGAGAGAGAAAGGTTTTCTCCTTTTGCAACCCTCAGTGTTGAGGCTGTCCGGGAGAGGGAGGAAGAACGGTTAATTGCTGGCCACAGGCAGTGGTTTTCAGTTGATGCAGACAGAATTCTGCATTCACTGGCATATGCAAGGTATATAGACAAGACCCAGGTTTTTTCCCTTATTCCAAATGATCACATCACTCATAGGGTGTTGCATGTCCAACTGGTATCAAAGATTGCCAGGACTATAGGCCGTTTTCTCCGTTTGAACGAGGATCTTATTGAGGCCATTGCTTACGGACACGATATCGGTCATCCTCCCTTTGGTCACGATGGTGAACGGTATCTTTCCGAGTTATGTATGGAACATGGGCTTGCCCCGTTTATTCACAGTGTCCAGGGAGTCCATTTCCTTCGAAGAGTTGAGCGAAAGGGCAGGGGATGCAATCTCAGTCTCCAGGTATTCGACGGGATACTGTGTCATGATGGTGAGATACACTGCCAGTCAATCAGCCCTGACAGAGGGAAGACCTTTGAAGTCCTTGACGAGGAAATAGAGAAAAAGCTCTCTTCCCCTCAGACCGACCTCCGGCCCATGACTCTCGAAGGATGTGTGGTAAGGATGGCCGACGTAATCAGCTATGTGGGAAGGGATATTGAAGACGCCATCAGGCTTTGTCTGATAAGAAGGGATCAGATACCTGATTTTTGCCGAAAGATATTGGGAGATACGAACGGGACCATCGTTTACCGCCTGGTTGAAGATCTCATCAGGTCCAGCCTGGATAGAGACGAGATAGCCTTCAGTCAAGAGGTTGTGGATGCCCTGGCAGGGCTGAAGGCCTTCAATATGGAATTCATCTATATGAATCCCCGGATCAAAACCGAGTCGTCCAAGATCATGAATCTCTACAGGATCCTGTTCGAACGCTTTCTGGATGATCTGCAAAAGGACAGGAAAGAATCAGTGATCTTCAGAGATTACCTTAATGGGATGGATGACAGCTATACTCGCGTGCAGTCTCACCAGGCCATTGTGAGGGATTTTATCGCCGGCATGACTGATGCGTATTTTCTCAGGATGGGAAAAACACTTCTTATCCCGCAGCCTCTACCTGCCAGATTTTCTTCTTAA
- the clpB gene encoding ATP-dependent chaperone ClpB — MQFEKFTIKSQEALQGAQSLAQSKGHQQIEPEHLLKTLLEQPEGIVPSVLKKMGVEVQAIEAEVDNAVNNLPQVSGAGLQIYMSSTLNQILEKAFAVADKMKDEYVSQEHLLLAILDASHTKAGQALARHGVNKDTFLQALVSIRGSQRITDPNPEEKYQALEKYGRDLTSLARSGKLDPVIGRDDEIRRVLQVLSRRTKNNPVLIGEPGVGKTAIVEGLAQRIVSGDIPDTLRDRRIIALDMGALIAGAKFRGEFEERLKAVLKEVAERQGEVILFIDEIHTLVGAGAAQGSMDASNMLKPALARGDLHCIGATTIDEYRKYIEKDTALERRFQPVMVNESSVEDTIAILRGLKEKYEVHHGVRIKDSAIVAASTLSQRYITDRFLPDKAIDLIDEAAAKLRIEINSLPADIDELERRSMQLEIEQEALKKETDPASRERLEKIKRDLADIKEQCDVLKSRWQQEKEIIQRIRDIKERIDKLRIDAERFQRQGDLNKVAEILYGEVPNLEKQLKEEHDRIEELQKDGAGMLKEEVDANDIADIISKWTSIPVSKLLEGEKEKLVHMEERLSRRVVGQEKAIQAVSNAVRRARAGLQDSSRPIGSFIFLGPTGVGKTELAKTLAEFMFDTEQAVIRMDMSEYMERHAVARLIGAPPGYVGYEEGGYLTEAVRRRPYSVLLFDEIEKAHPDVFNILLQILDDGRLTDGKGRTVDFRNTIIIMTSNIGTDLIQETRNPEDLEHRMMDALRLHFKPEFLNRVDDIIIFHALSEEHLQSIVDIQLSYLKNRLREHHYEIDIAKGAKAWIADVGYDPTYGARPLKRAIQRYIENPLALKILEGTFKEGDKILVDMDENGHISFRKS; from the coding sequence ATGCAATTTGAAAAATTCACGATTAAATCACAAGAGGCCCTGCAAGGCGCGCAAAGCTTGGCCCAAAGCAAGGGCCATCAGCAAATCGAGCCGGAACATCTACTGAAGACACTGTTAGAACAGCCTGAGGGAATCGTGCCCTCGGTTCTGAAAAAGATGGGGGTTGAAGTCCAGGCCATTGAAGCCGAAGTGGACAATGCCGTAAACAATCTCCCCCAGGTGAGCGGAGCGGGTCTTCAGATCTATATGTCATCCACGCTGAACCAGATACTTGAAAAGGCGTTTGCCGTCGCGGACAAAATGAAGGATGAATATGTCAGCCAGGAACACCTGCTTCTGGCCATCCTCGACGCATCCCATACAAAAGCCGGCCAGGCCCTGGCACGTCATGGGGTCAATAAGGATACCTTCCTGCAGGCCCTGGTATCCATAAGGGGCAGCCAGAGAATAACCGATCCCAACCCTGAGGAAAAGTATCAGGCACTTGAAAAGTACGGAAGAGATCTCACCTCTCTTGCAAGGTCCGGAAAACTGGACCCGGTGATAGGTCGCGATGACGAAATACGCAGGGTCCTGCAGGTACTGTCACGAAGGACCAAAAACAATCCTGTTCTCATAGGTGAACCCGGTGTTGGCAAGACCGCGATAGTAGAGGGTCTGGCCCAGCGAATAGTCTCTGGCGACATTCCGGATACATTGAGGGACCGGCGCATTATTGCCCTGGACATGGGGGCCTTGATCGCAGGGGCCAAGTTCAGGGGTGAATTCGAAGAACGGCTGAAGGCAGTCCTTAAGGAAGTGGCGGAACGGCAGGGTGAGGTCATCCTGTTTATAGACGAGATTCACACTCTGGTGGGTGCCGGAGCCGCCCAGGGATCCATGGATGCCTCGAACATGCTTAAACCCGCTCTTGCCAGGGGAGACCTCCACTGTATAGGTGCCACCACCATAGACGAGTACCGTAAATATATTGAAAAGGATACGGCACTTGAAAGACGTTTCCAGCCCGTGATGGTGAATGAATCCAGTGTTGAAGACACCATTGCCATACTCCGCGGGCTGAAAGAAAAATATGAGGTGCATCACGGAGTGCGGATAAAGGATTCAGCCATAGTTGCTGCATCCACTCTGTCTCAACGCTACATCACGGATCGCTTCCTCCCGGATAAGGCAATTGATCTTATAGATGAAGCAGCGGCAAAGCTGAGAATCGAAATAAACAGCCTTCCAGCGGACATTGACGAACTGGAACGCCGGAGTATGCAGCTTGAGATAGAGCAAGAGGCCCTTAAAAAAGAAACTGATCCGGCCTCCAGGGAAAGATTGGAGAAGATCAAGCGGGACCTTGCCGACATCAAAGAGCAGTGCGATGTGCTCAAATCCCGCTGGCAACAGGAAAAGGAGATCATCCAGAGAATACGTGATATCAAGGAACGTATTGATAAGCTCAGGATCGACGCAGAGAGATTTCAGCGGCAAGGTGACCTGAACAAGGTTGCCGAGATCCTTTACGGAGAGGTCCCAAATCTTGAAAAACAACTGAAAGAGGAGCATGACCGGATAGAGGAACTTCAGAAGGATGGCGCCGGCATGCTCAAGGAAGAAGTGGACGCAAATGACATTGCGGACATCATATCCAAGTGGACCTCGATCCCGGTCAGCAAGCTCCTTGAGGGAGAGAAAGAAAAGCTGGTTCACATGGAAGAACGTCTGAGCCGGAGGGTTGTCGGCCAGGAAAAGGCCATACAGGCGGTGTCCAACGCGGTACGCAGGGCCAGGGCCGGCCTGCAGGACAGCTCGCGACCCATCGGCTCCTTTATCTTCCTCGGGCCTACAGGTGTTGGAAAAACGGAACTGGCCAAGACCCTGGCGGAATTCATGTTCGATACGGAGCAGGCCGTAATCCGTATGGATATGAGCGAGTATATGGAAAGACACGCGGTCGCCAGGCTGATCGGCGCGCCTCCGGGCTATGTGGGATACGAGGAAGGCGGCTACCTCACGGAGGCCGTCCGGCGCAGGCCTTATTCCGTCCTGCTCTTTGACGAGATAGAAAAGGCCCATCCGGACGTATTCAACATACTGCTCCAGATCCTGGACGACGGGAGGCTTACTGACGGCAAGGGCCGTACGGTAGACTTCCGCAATACCATAATTATCATGACCTCCAACATAGGTACCGACCTGATTCAAGAAACCAGAAATCCGGAAGATCTGGAGCATAGGATGATGGACGCCCTTCGCCTGCACTTCAAACCAGAATTTTTAAACCGTGTGGACGATATAATCATCTTTCACGCACTCAGCGAGGAACACCTGCAGAGTATCGTGGATATCCAGCTCAGCTATCTCAAGAACCGTTTGCGGGAGCATCATTACGAAATTGACATAGCCAAAGGAGCAAAGGCATGGATAGCTGACGTGGGCTATGATCCTACCTACGGGGCCCGTCCTCTCAAGAGGGCCATCCAGCGCTACATTGAGAATCCGCTGGCCCTTAAGATCCTCGAGGGGACCTTCAAAGAGGGAGACAAGATCCTTGTGGACATGGACGAGAATGGCCATATTTCATTCCGGAAAAGCTGA
- a CDS encoding DUF72 domain-containing protein yields MTMSDIHIGTSGWNYESFVKRLYPPGTSKRKYLETYSTKLLTVELNASFYRSFPQSTWEGWYRRTPPNFLWAVKAPRFLTHIRRLNVSQDSIDRFWNDIKPLGEKMGAALFQLPPSLKFDKDLLTGFLAMQPLDTKIALEARHPSWHEPGVWDILSRQNVAWVVSDTAGRYPMSIEVTADFAYIRLHGTHELYHGLYGKEMLSKWLSIIKEWDIETFIYFDNTDDGSAATDALLLQQMLRQAHPADP; encoded by the coding sequence ATGACAATGTCTGACATCCACATCGGCACCAGCGGCTGGAATTATGAAAGCTTTGTCAAAAGACTCTATCCGCCCGGGACATCTAAAAGAAAATATCTTGAGACCTACTCAACAAAACTCCTCACTGTAGAGCTGAATGCATCCTTCTATCGCTCTTTTCCTCAAAGCACATGGGAGGGATGGTACAGACGTACTCCTCCGAATTTCTTATGGGCAGTAAAGGCACCCCGTTTTCTCACACATATCAGGCGGCTGAATGTATCACAGGATTCCATCGACAGATTCTGGAATGATATAAAGCCGCTTGGAGAAAAGATGGGTGCGGCACTATTTCAACTCCCCCCGTCTCTGAAGTTCGACAAAGACCTTTTGACAGGATTTCTGGCAATGCAACCCCTGGATACAAAGATCGCCCTGGAGGCCAGGCATCCATCCTGGCACGAGCCCGGAGTCTGGGATATATTGAGTAGGCAGAATGTGGCCTGGGTAGTAAGTGACACTGCCGGTCGATACCCAATGAGTATAGAGGTTACAGCAGACTTTGCCTATATACGTCTTCACGGCACCCATGAACTTTATCACGGCCTTTACGGGAAAGAAATGCTCAGCAAGTGGCTGAGCATCATCAAGGAGTGGGATATTGAAACTTTTATATATTTCGATAATACTGACGATGGAAGCGCTGCAACAGATGCTCTATTGCTGCAACAGATGTTAAGGCAGGCCCACCCGGCAGACCCCTAA
- a CDS encoding (d)CMP kinase, protein MNIITIDGPAGAGKSTVSKELARRLGYTYLDTGAMYRAVAWAAWQKGLDAGDEKALSKLCNNLRLGFRGDHILVNGKDVSSLIRTPEMDRLSSAVSRVAVVREYLTRMQRDLGRQGQLVAEGRDMGTVVFPQAAHKIFLTASAEERARRRKRQLENQGEEVAYEEILAQIKARDKADSTRSIAPLQAAPDCIVVDSSDLTAEEVLEKILYEIRDRNVSSGMTHS, encoded by the coding sequence TTGAATATCATCACCATTGACGGGCCGGCCGGGGCCGGCAAGAGCACGGTCAGTAAAGAACTAGCAAGGCGCCTGGGGTACACGTATCTCGATACGGGAGCCATGTACAGGGCGGTGGCCTGGGCTGCCTGGCAAAAAGGACTGGACGCCGGAGACGAAAAGGCTCTTTCAAAGCTATGCAATAATTTGAGGCTGGGATTCCGTGGGGACCATATCCTGGTGAACGGAAAGGATGTCTCGTCCCTTATTCGCACCCCTGAAATGGACAGGCTCTCTTCAGCGGTTTCCAGGGTTGCCGTGGTGAGGGAATATCTGACCAGAATGCAGAGAGACCTCGGCAGGCAGGGTCAATTAGTGGCGGAGGGCAGGGATATGGGCACAGTGGTCTTCCCGCAGGCCGCCCACAAAATATTTCTCACGGCCTCTGCCGAAGAGCGGGCCAGACGACGGAAGAGGCAGTTGGAAAATCAGGGAGAAGAGGTAGCATACGAAGAGATACTGGCCCAAATCAAGGCCAGGGACAAGGCGGATTCAACGCGCTCTATCGCACCACTCCAGGCCGCCCCTGATTGCATTGTAGTGGATTCATCCGATCTCACTGCAGAAGAGGTCCTTGAGAAGATACTATACGAAATCAGGGACCGGAATGTGTCGTCAGGCATGACTCATTCTTAG